In one Gemmatimonadales bacterium genomic region, the following are encoded:
- a CDS encoding prepilin-type N-terminal cleavage/methylation domain-containing protein, whose amino-acid sequence MKRTGTTLVEMMIALVILALFASTLTVMVVKSSVTDEAVDARREARGIARTSLNIVESEMRMAEPSGVIAPTDDSTLTFNQPIAMGLVCGVTGGNAVISLLPSADLPGSLTVAGYAGWAYRDSTGTYQYQPTTSLTSGTASTCTASNISTFSASSGRVVQVPSGVSLASGTVAFLYRQLTYSLRVSTALPGRRGLYRTAGAGTPEEIASPFATGARFRWYILGATEPDDTLPTDFEDLSGVQFVLTAESRLTPRTSTAPVQAPFTTSVFFQNRPN is encoded by the coding sequence ATGAAACGCACCGGAACGACGCTGGTGGAAATGATGATCGCGCTGGTCATCCTGGCACTCTTTGCGTCGACGCTGACCGTGATGGTGGTGAAGAGTTCGGTGACCGATGAAGCGGTCGATGCACGGCGCGAAGCGCGCGGCATCGCACGGACGTCGCTCAACATCGTCGAGTCGGAGATGCGGATGGCGGAACCGTCCGGTGTCATCGCGCCGACCGACGATTCGACGCTCACGTTCAATCAGCCGATCGCCATGGGGCTGGTGTGCGGAGTGACCGGCGGCAATGCCGTGATCTCGTTGCTGCCTAGTGCCGACCTGCCGGGCTCGCTCACCGTCGCTGGCTATGCGGGGTGGGCGTACCGCGACTCGACGGGGACGTATCAGTACCAGCCCACAACGTCGCTCACCAGCGGCACCGCGAGCACGTGCACCGCGTCGAACATCTCGACGTTCTCTGCAAGCAGCGGACGGGTGGTGCAGGTGCCGTCCGGAGTCTCGCTGGCGTCGGGAACGGTCGCCTTCCTCTATCGGCAGCTCACCTATTCGCTGCGCGTGTCGACGGCGCTCCCCGGGCGCCGCGGACTGTACCGCACTGCTGGTGCCGGTACACCCGAGGAAATCGCATCGCCGTTCGCGACTGGTGCGCGTTTTCGCTGGTACATCCTCGGCGCGACGGAGCCGGACGATACGCTGCCGACCGACTTCGAGGACCTGAGCGGCGTACAGTTCGTGCTGACCGCCGAGAGTCGCTTGACGCCCCGGACATCGACGGCGCCGGTGCAGGCGCCGTTCACGACGTCAGTCTTCTTCCAGAACCGGCCCAACTGA